The nucleotide sequence TTTCTATAAATGGAATAAAAACCATGGGAGCAATTTTTAAATTATCAGGATTGCCCTGAACCTCAAATGTTGCAAAATTGGTATTTGTTGTTCTTATTTTCTGCAACGCTATATATTTTTCTATATATTCAATTTCTTTTTTAAGAAAAATTTCATCCGTTTGGGTTTCGTAAAGCATAAACCGCAAAATATCCGACAATTTGTTTAAATAATTAGAAGCCACAGTGGCGTCTTTTAAAATAAGCACATCTATATTATTCAAGGTATTGAATAGAAAATGAGGGTCTAACTGGGATTTTATCAGAGCCATTTCTGTTTCATGATTTTTTTGTTTGAGTGCTTCTTTCAATTTTATTTCATTCACCCAAGTTACAAACCCCTTGAGCACAAATGCCACCAAACCCGCAATGGCAGCAATAAAACTCATTATCAAGATAACCCTACCAGCGGTTGACCTGCCGTTTTTGCCCCCATTATCTAGGTCAATTAGTTGGCCCGATTCTATCAAATACCGCATTAAAACATAAGCCATGACGGCCGCTCCCAACGAGGATAACAAACCAAAAAACAGTGACAACAAATACTTTTTTTGTTGTAGAAATTTTGGAAAAACCACCCAATAACAAACATAAAATGTAATCAAGGACGGAACAAATGAAAAGAGTAAAACCGAATTCAAGGCGTTAATAAATTCGGTTGTTTGAATGGCTGTGTCTTTTGCATTATAAAATACAACCAAAATAATTAGTATTAAAAGTACATAACACAACCAAAAAAACAGGTTTAAGAAAATAACAATTGATTTTTTCATAACTTCAAATTTAGATATTTAGAAGCACAATATTCTAAGATTTTAATTTCACCCGAAAATATATTATTCAAACAGGGGATATTTGTCTGCAAGATTAGAAAAAAGATGGTTTTTATAGAATGAAATAAACAGGTTGATTTGATTTTTTTTTTAGAAATTACGGAATTAAAAAAAGGCTTCGGTTTTATTTCCGAAGCCTTTTTAACTTTTTTCAATAATTTCAATAGGTTATTTTTCTTAAATCTATTCTTGATTGTGGGTATCAGCCAAAATATCTATAAAAAAGCCTAATCCACTTACCACATTAATAATCTGTTCTGAATCGATTTTATTGTTGGTATTTTCTATTCTTAGAATTTTGTCGCAATCATCAATGTCAAAATCAATTTTATAATACGGGAATTTTTCTTGTATTTTATTAACAACCCGTTTTATTTGCTCCTTATTAATGATATTTGTCTTAAATATTTCTACCATTTTTATAATTTCTTAATGCTAATTAAATACTTGTTTTACTTAAAGTTTTGAAAAATTTACCTTATAATTTAGTTTAGAAAATGTAAACTGTTTGACCTAAATTTGAATTGCATTTCCCTCAATAACTTTCCAAGAATTTACGGTTGGTATCCATACTCTACAATATCTGAACTTGCCTTCTACTAGTTGTTCACCATATTTAGCTTTCAAATAAATTGTTGTAATAACAGTTGCATTTTTTGTGTTACATTTTATATTTTGATTGAGTACAATTATTTCAGAAACAGACATAATTCCTGATTTATAATTTTGAATATCTATGTCTTTGGTAATGCTTTGACCATTTGGAATATTAAAAATTAAATCATCATGCAATAAATCATCCAGTTCTTTAATATCGCTATTTTTCATAGCCTCTAAAAGTCTTTTCTCGCACTCAAGTATTTGTGTTTCTTGTTTCATAGTCTGTTCCATTTATTTAAAAAGCTTTCTAGTAAATTATATAAGAAACTATTTATCAAGGCATTTATCCTTGTTGTTTACTATTTTAAAACATATTGAAGCCCTCCAATAATAGCCATTCCGTTTGATTGCACTATTTCTGTTTGTTCTTTTTTGACCACGCCACCCACATATATTTTGGCGGTCAAGGTTTTGCCAGGAGTCGCACCAAATACTGAGGCATTAATTGTGGGAGCAAAAAAACCATCTGGTGCTACTATTTCTTTTGTCCATGGCAAAACAGAAGGGACTGCATTTGACCCTGAACTAGACCCTGTGATATAGGTTATATCAAAGGTACCAATAGCGGTTCCAGACACTTCATATTTAACATTCCTACTGTCAGATGATGTACCATTATCATCCTTACTACAAGAAATTATTAGGGTTAAAGTCAAAAGAGAGATAACTGTTTTTATTACATTCATTGTTTTCATAATTTTCTATATATAGTTTTTATTAAAATTTTAAAGATACACCTGCTGTTAATCCTGAAATATTCCCCCCTCCAGCTTCTAAGAAAACATTGAATTTATCTGTAAGAAAGTAACGACCGCCAACTTGTCCAGAAAAAAAGGCAGAATTACCCAAACTGGTGTGAGATATGGTGTTTTCATCTTTTAGTGTCGCTTTCCAGTATCCAAGTGTTAAACCTCCATAAACATCAAATTTTGAGTCAATATTGAGTACTTTATTAAAGTGATAGTTCCCTTTTATACCACCATAAATAAATGACCATTTGTAATCATTTAAATAATCATTGTCCTTATAGGAGGTATAATTTACAGCCAATCCAACACCGATTTCATTAGTTACAAGATGTTCAAATCCTAGGTGTATAGGAGTGCCATATGAAGATAAACCTAAACCTATATCCCCTAGGTTTGTTCCTTTTTGGATTTGAGCTGTAATAGACATTGAAAAAATTGTAAGACAGGTAATTGATAATTTAATTTTGTTCATTTTCTTTTTTTTTTAAGGTTATTATAAAATTTACTTGTTGTGAATATGTCTCCGAATTCCAATTACTGAATATTCGTTCGAAGTTTATTATTATTTTTATAAGGCAAATATTGGATTGTCTTAGTAATTTTCCGACCTTGATTGAAGTGATCATCTAATTTTAATAACTAATAATAGAATTTAAAAAGCTTTCAATAATAGTTTTATCTTTTACTTTGTCAGATTTCAGTTTTAACGTACTACTTTCTCCAAAACAACTTACTGTGTATTGGCGAGGTTTAGAACCATTAAGAATGATTAGAAAACCAGCTCTAATACTATCATTTTTAATTTCTGAGTGTAGTATTTTTATACTAAATAGAATAGGTTCATTATCTTTTGTTATAACATATTTTAATACATCCATAGGTTTAATAGGTATTAAATTACTCCACACTATATTCTAATTTCTCTACTTCACCCAATCTGAAATACCCTAAGGCATAATTGTTTTTGTCAGTTTGGTTTACAATATTTCCTCTAATTTTTGCTGGTGGCGCTTGAAAAGGACCACTAGGATTGGCATTAGATAAAACAATAGTCATATAGTTATAGAAAGTTTTAGAAATTCCCATTAATGATATATTTATGACATCTCCTTTTTTGAGTTTTTCATTGGAATATAGAGCTGCCATGTTTTTTCCTTCTGTAAATTCATCAGGGATGGTTTGGTATTCTGGAAATGGATGGAAAGCCGAATCAAATCGAGTTAAATAATGATTAATTTGATTTGGGAAATCATTAAAATTTATCTTTAAACCAATTTCATCACTATTAAAACCCAAGTCGTCTCTTTGTTCAACATCAGTAATTACCGGACTAGGTAATAATTTCTCAGTGGCACTATAGCTTTGTCCACCATAAGAAACAGTCAAAGTGTAGGTTTCATTTAATTGCGGAATAAAATCCACACATTTATATTGACCACTATTTCCAGAAGAATTAATATCTTCTGTAAAATTGAATACTTGATTGGAACTATTTTTAATAAAAACAATCGCTCCAGAAACTTTTGGAATCTCACTTTGATAGTATCCTGTTGTAGTAGTAAGTTTTATGGTTTGAACATTGCCAGTTGTCCCTTTGTTCCAATTAATGGTTGCATCTACAACAAGTTTAGGTTCTGCTGTAGATAAATTTACATTTACAACTTCTTCACAACTCGTTAAACAAGTGAAGAATATAAACAATAGTATCTTTTTCATAATAAGTGTTTTTATATGATTTCTTTTGGGTAATTTTTAAAATTTAAAATTGTAAGTAATACCAGGAACAGCCCCGAAAATGGAAAACTTAACTGCTTCATTTATGCCTGTATCTACATTTTGTCTGAAGTTTATGGAAGCAGCATTTTGTCGGTTATACACATTATAGATGCTAAATATCCATTCGCCTTGCCATCCTTTTTGCTTATTAGGTTTAGGTGTATAGGTAGCTGACAAGTCCAGATGATGGTACGTAGGTAATCTTTCTTCATTTCTATTACCAAAACTAGGAATGATAATGCCTCCATATTCGTATTGTCCATTTGGATACGTTACAGGTTGTCCTGATTGTAAACTAAATACAGAACCAAAACTCCATTTGTTATTCAATAAATAAGTTGAAGTAATGGATAGGTTATGTAATTTATCAAAACCTGATTTGTACCATTTACCATCGTTAATTCCGGTTTCTGTAGCTGTTCTGCCAGGTGTTTGTTGTTCTGCTCTTGACAGTGTATAGGATACCCAACCATTAAATTTTCCGGTATTCTTTTTTAACATAAATTCTAATCCGTATGACCTGCCGTTTCCGTTCAAAATAAGTTGTTCAACATTATTATTAGCAATTAATTCTGCACCATCAATGTAATCTACACGGTTTTTTATTTTTTTATAAAAGGTTTCAATTTCTAAAGAATACCTATCGTTATTAAAGTTTTTAAAATATCCTAAAGCAAATTGGTCTAACAACTGTGGTTTAAAAAAATCATCACTTGGTGCCCAAATATCTAATGGAGTAGGTGATTGCGTATTAGAAATAAGATGTAGGTATTGTGCCATTCTATTGTAACTTGCCTTAATAGACTGCTCATCATTAATAGCGTATGAAATTGCTAGACGTGGTTCTAAATTATTGAAGTCTGCTATTGTTTCATTTTTACCATAGTTTTTTGTACCTATTGGAGTCGCTTTTTCATATATGTTGAATTCAGGATTAAAAAGTACTGCTTGATTATTTTGGTATATGTTGAGTTCTTGTTTACCAAGGCGATAAAATGTACTGTACCTTAGTCCATAATTTACCGATATTTTATTGCTGATTTCTTGATCTACATCAAAATACAAAGCTGTTTCTATGGCAAATTTTTTGTCTAACTGTTTTTTGTTAATTCCAGAATCTGCTGTTGTAGGGTTGATTGTTCCTGGGTTAAATTTATAATATTGAGAATTAATCCCATAGGTTAATTTGGTAGCATTGCCTAAATAGTGTTTAAAATCGTATTTTAAATTATAGTTTTGAATACCACTATCCCAATTAAAACCAAGTAAATTAAAATCCAAACCATAATAATAGTCACTATAGATTAAAGATAAATTTGAAAATAATTTATCTGAAAACAAATGATTCCATCGTAGATTCATGAATGAATTACCATAGGTATTTACAAAAATTCCATTCAAATCAAATGCATCTCGTCCAAAATAGCCCGAAAGGAATAATTTATTTTGGTCGTTTATTCGATAGTTTAATTTTGTATTCAAATCGTAAAATGAAGCCGAGTTTTTATTGTCAGATAACTTCAAAAATAAATGCCCGTACGAGGCTCTACCTGCAACTAAGAATGACCCATTTCCTTTTGATAGTGGTCCTTCGGCTAATAATCTACTAGAAATAATTCCGATACCTCCAGAATATCTGTATTCTTCTTTATTTCCTTCTTTTTGATAGATGTCTAGAACCGATGAAAGTCTACCGCCAAATCGGGAAGGAATTCCTCCTTTGTACAATTTTAAATCTTTGATGGCATCAGCATTAAATACGGAGAAAAAACCAAATAAATGAGATGAATTATACACAGTAGCCTCATCTAGTAATATTAAATTTTGATCGGTACTTCCTCCTCTTACATTAAAACCTGATTGTCCTTCACCTGCATTTGTAACACCAGGTAATTGAAGAATCGATTTTATAATATCAACCTCACCTAGAATGACTGGTATCTTTTTTATGGTTTGAATTGAGAGTTTATTGACACTCATTTCGGTACTTTTAATTTCAGATTTCTTTTTATCGTTTGTAACAATAACTTCATTTAATGAGTTTTCATTTTCATCAAGTGAAAAGTCTTTTTTTATACTTTGTGATAAATTTATTTTTACCTCAATAGTTTTAAAACCCACATAACTCATTCTAAGCGTATAGTCTCCTGTGGGCACTGTTAAAGAATAAAAACCATATTCATTTGTGTTTGTTCCGGTTTTTAATTCATCAATATAAACATTAACGCCGATTAGTGTTTCTGTTGTTTTAATATCTTTTATTGTTCCACTAATCGTGACCTTCTGTGCATGAGAAACTAGAGAAAGAAAGAATAACAGAGTTAATAATTTATGTTTTGTTTTCATTTTAATTGGATTCTTTTTATTGAATTATATTTGTAAAATAATGTGGATTTCTAAAAGTTTTTGCGTGTAGTATAGTTTCGTTAACAGAAAGTGAGGATAATGTTGCTTCTTGATCAACGTTTTTGAGAACTAAAGCTCCTAGTTGATTTGGGGCAATTTCTGTGCAAGAAAATTGAGTCGTAACAAGGAGTAAAAAATACATTCTTAAAAAAACAGATTTTAATTTCATAAACTAATAATTTATTTTTTTTGGCAAATATTTGTTAAACAAAAGCAATTAATCGACTTTGCTTATAAGTAAGTACGCATTTAATAAATAAGTGGGGGTATGCCTTTAAGTAACTACTTTCTTAAAGGAGAATGTTTTAAATTCTTTTTGGTAGAGTTATTGACAATTTTATTTTTTTAGTGAAAAGAATCATCGCAATATGAGTAAGTTAAAACCGTTTTTTTTTATCAAGAAAAAAGCAGTTTTCGTTTTAATACTAATTAATATTACTATCTATACTTTTAATAAATTTTGCGTTTAAATAATTTTTCATGCTTCAATATGAGGCCATTTCCATGCATAACGGATAATTAGTCCAAGTAGAACGACTTCTACAGCCGCAGCAAAATACATGTGCACCCAAGCCTCTCCTACCAAATTAAACAACATATAAGGAATAAATACCATAGCCACGATTATGTTTGTCCAGCGATTTACATTAGCTGGCAGGGCAACAGAAAGGAAAATCATTAGAACTGGAATTGTTACAAAAATCATTGCTATCAGCAGAAAGATATATGAAATATCAAATACAAATACTTTTCCTGCCAATATATCTTTTATAGTACCAGGCATATATAAGTGAAAATAATCGACATAAGTATAGAGAAACATGAAACTCGCCCACAATGTAGCAAGCTTCAATTTTAAACTGACTTTGATGTCTTCCAGTGAATTTTGTGTTGTTTTTTGTATATTCATAAATTATCATTTTAAAAATTATACTCAAAATTCAGCACTTGTTCAGGCGTGTATTTTGGCTTCTTGTCATCTTTTTGTTTAAATCCATGAGGCATTTCAGTATGTTCTAAAATAGTAAACAGCTCTTTTATTTGAACTTACCTAGTAAATTCAACTACTTGGGCATTCACCGTTATAGTTCTCCTGACAAAGAAAGGGGCAAACCCGCTGAGGTGTTCCTCTGTCATCACGTTGATTACTGCTTTGGAACCATTTATTAAGTTGGCTTTCTTCATCATTATTGAATATGCATTTTCGTATAATTGCCTTTTGTTCATACCTCCAATTGCTAATACATAAGACGTCTTCGAACTTCCGCTTACTTGATCAATTACTTTGAAGTTGTTCTCACTTAAGCGCACCTCAGTAGCGTTTTGATTGTGGTTGGTTACATAGGCGTGACCGATACCACACGAATTAAGAAATGTCGCGAGCAATAATAAAACGGAATAAATGACGATTTTTTGGTTAATTTTTTTCATTGTAGTAATTATTTATTCTTTTTAAAATCAAAATTATACCCGAAATTAAGGCCAGGTTGAAAAACGGAGTTATCCCATTTTTTTTCTACTACTTTAAAAGATTCTGGAACACCAGTTCTTACAGGCCAATAACTACATGCAATAGCTGGTTCAAAAAAGAACCGATTTTTAAAAAACTTAAACTGATAACCCAAATGGAAGTTCAGATATAACGTATATCCATTTCCAATCGCATTTTTATTACTATCATAATATTTTTCAAAAGCATTCAATGCATGAACAGATGTAAAAAGTCCTTTCCACAAAAAACGTTGGTATCCTATTGTAGGTGCAAGGATTCGTGCATGTCCAGGATAGCCTTCTCCAGGTTTATCAAATGATGATGATGCTAAAGAAATACCTAATGGCCAAGCATAAACAGACCTTTTAAAATCAAAGGAAACAACATCTTTTGGTGTAATTCTATAACCAAGATTTAATTGTATGTACTCTGGGTTGTTTGTTTTGTCAAAATTTCCTAACATAAAGAGTGAACTTCCAACAAACCACTTTCTGTAGGTACTATCTTGTTTGACATCTTGTGCATTCACATGGAAACTGATTGCCAACAAAATGAGAAGTCCATACCATGAATTTTTATTTTTCATTTTTTTTATTTTTAAGTGATTATTTTTAATTTTAAGATGTAAAAACAGAAATAAGTTTCAGGTTTAAATCCCTTATCCGGTTAAGAATTCCATGCATAAATGCTTCATCTTTAATTTTTCCAGAAAGAACCGTATTGTCTCCATCATAAGAGACATTCATCCCATCAAAGGATTTTTTCCATTTTTTATCTAGATGTCCTTTGACCGTTATTTTTGTCATGTTTTGCATATTCTGAAGAATTAACTACAAGACAAAAGTATGATGTACCCACATGAGATTAATCACCCGTTTGGGTGATTTTATGGGTAAATAATTTCGTGAAGACAATCTAGTATGAAGAGTTATTACTAAATCAATTGATTTTTTTTTGCTTTCGTAGCAGCTTTAGACCGGCTGTTTACATCAAGTTTAATGTAGATATTCTTTAAGTGTGTTTTAACAGTGTTGACAGAAACAAACAGTTTATCCGCAATTTCCAGATTCGTTAAGTTTTGAGCAATAAGTTTTAGTGTTTCCAGTTCACGGTCGCTTAATTCAAAATTCGCATAATTTTTCACACGATTTTGCTTTTTATTTATTGCGTACTTAAGTTTGTCAATAAATGTTTTGGGAATTTTTGTTTGGGTTGTAGCTTGTATTTTATAAACTTCTCCCAATATTTTATTTGTAGTAGTTAAGTCAAAAAGAAAATAATTTATTAAATCCTCGTCAGCTGCATATTCCATCGCGGCAATTAAGCTTCTAATAGCTTTATTCTGAAAACCGGTCATTATATTCAGGATAGTATATAGAATTTCAACTTGAACCAGTGTTTCAATTCTACCACCAGTACTTGCTAACGTGAATATTTTAGTTAGAATGGATGTTGCTTCATCAAATTGATATTGCACAATCAATAAACGCGCAAAATTAAGATAGGAATGTTCATTTTGATAGGAAATCTCTCCATTAATTTCCAATCCGCATTCTTTAACAAAATCATTTGCTTTCTCAAGTTGCGATGCTTCAATTAGTAAGTATATTTTCCATCCAACATAAGTTGTAATAATATAAGGTGAGATCTTAAATTGTTTCAGTACTCCCTCTAATTCATTTAATTTATTTACAGCTCCAGTTTTATCTTCATGAGCATGCAAAATATATGAATACGCCAGTAACGCTATTATTTTTTGAGTAATATTCTTTTCATTTTTACATAGATTATATGCCGTTTCTACACTTTTCAAAGCTTTATCAAAATCGGCCCAAAGACATTCTGTAACGGACATCATAGTAAATATTCCTGCATAAGTCCATTCTGCTTTCGCAATCTCCGAATATCCTTTTTCCTTCATAAAATCCAAAAGATCGGAGCAGCGTTTATATGCGGATTTATACTGACCAAAGATTGACTCGTGGTAGGATAGAGATGAAGCTGCTGATGAAATAAGATATAGATTCCCCGATTTTTTTGCGTATTCTAAAGCAATAATCAATGCATCTATACCTTGCCTGATATTTCCTTTATTCAATTCTGCAATACCTTTAGAATTCCAAGCCCAACCCAGCCATAAGGTATCTTCCTTGTAAAGATTTTGAAAGGCTATTTGGCAATAATCTAATATTATCTCTGGTTTCTGTAGATTTGAATATAAATGGGCAAAGGCAACCGCAATTTTCCCCTGTAATTTTATATAATTTTCAACTTCCTTTTTTTTGGTTATTTTATCCAGTATTTTATCATTGGTTATTTTTTGAGCAAATTTCAAAAGTGGTTCGGCCTTTTGAATTTCTCCATGATTAATTAATATCCACGAATAATATAAACAAAATTCAGGATTGTATTTTATAACATCATGTGGAATCAATCCACCATAACTTGAAATAGCAGAATGAAGACCGTTTTTCCACATATTCTCAACTACCCGTTCAAGTAATTGAATACTTTTTACGTAATCTTTAATGACTAAAGTATGATCTATTGCTAAATCATACATCTCATTATCTTCAAACCATTTAGCGGCTTTTCTATGAAGATTTTCAACTAAAGTTTTATCTTTTAGTAAAAGTTTCTGTTTTAACAAATCAGCAAAGAGATGATGATACCGGTACCATTTCCTTTCTGAATCCAGCGGGATAACAAATAAATTATTATTTTCCAGCTTCTCAATAATTATCTGACTATCATTTCTATCTAAAATGGAATTACACAAGGAGGCAGAGAATCTTTCTAATATTGATGTTTGCAACAAGAATTCTTTGATATCATCTAATTGGATTTTAAGCACTTCCTCAATCAGATAATCCATAATATATCGGTTATCTCCATTTAAGTCTTGAATAAATCCAGAAACATCCTTACGCTCTTGTAATGATAATGCTGTAAGTTGTAGGCCAGCAATCCAGCCTTCCGTCTTGGTCTCAAGTGAATTAGCATCATCACGTGATATGCCAATTCTTAATTTTTTATTAAATAAAACATAAATATCATTTGCCGAAAAACCAAGATCTGATGATCGCAATTCAACAAGTTGCTGTTGGCTTCTTAACCTAGCTAAAAGAAGTGCTGGGTCTGATCGGGTTGAGATTACAATATGAATATTATTGGGGATGCATTCCAGTAAATCAGCTATTATTTTTGTTATTTCACTTGAATCAGTCGAATGAAAATCGTCAAGTACTAATAAAATATTTTGACTAATTTGCAGCATATCATTCAGAAGCAAATTGGTAATAGACTTATAATTAGGTTTGTCGGGAGAATTTAAAAGCATCATTGCACTTTGCCCAAATTCTGAACTAATAGTTTGAATACCTGCGATTATATAATTCAAAAATTCTACTGGATCACTATCTCCTTTTTCTAATGAAACCCATGCTGTTAAAATCTTGTATTCATTGATCCAATCACTTATAAGGGTAGTCTTGCCAAATCCGGCAGGTGCTGAAATAAGAATTAATTTGCGATTGAGACCTTCGTTTAATTTTTTAAAAAGATAGGAACGTTGAATTAAATTCTTCCCCAGAGATGGTATATGAAGTTTAGTCAAAAGCATAGTCGCAATTAAATTAATATCTGGTAATTATGTGTCTGTTTCAGTAACAATACACCACGGCAGTCCGTATTGCGCTCTTCTCATCTTCGGTCAGCGAAATGTATTTTGATATAAAGTCAAATAGTATGTTTTGCATTGTTTTTAAGATGTTACAGTCGTTTATTAGACTTGCTACCTTACAGAAATTGCGAACTTCGTGACTGTATAGTTTTATACGAATATAATATTTCTTACGAAATTAATTTATCAATTCTGCATACTTTTTTTGTACTGTATCTTTTAATAAAAGGTTGAATTTTACAAATAAATTTTATGTTATTGCTTTCATATATTCAGTAGGGGTTTGGTTTGTAACCTTTTTAAAATATTTATTAAAAGAAGATTTTGAATTAAATCCACATTCATAAGCGAGTGAAATAATTGTATATTTCTGGTTATCAGTGTTGTCTAATAGGGAAATAAAATGTTCAATTCTTTTAGAATTTATGTAATCATAAAAGTTTTTTACTTCAAAAGTATTTATCACTTGGGACAAATGATTAGGATGTACATTTAGAATTTCAGATAACTCTACTAGAGTTAATTCCGAATTAGTAAATAGCTTATTATTTTCAATTTCTAGGGTAAGTAAATGATGTATTTTTTTAGCCGTTTCTTCATTCAGTCCCGATTTTACGTATTTTGAAGTTTTATCTTCTATAATATTAAATTTATCTTCATTTTCGATAAATACACTTTTTTTATCAATATAATTAATTTTTGGTTGGCTAACAGGCTCTATCTTACTAAATAATCCAACTTGATTAATTCCAAAATATCCAATGAAAACAACAAATAATACTACAACTGAAAATAGTAATTCATCATTACCTATAACAACAAAAAGCCAAATTAAAGCAATTCCATATATGAGATACCGTAGCCAGACTAAATTTATTTTTTCCATATATGAAAATTGATTTAATATATTTTTTTTATGTTTTTTAAGTA is from Flavobacterium sp. NG2 and encodes:
- a CDS encoding helix-turn-helix domain-containing protein, which codes for MLYLTGVVITFFLAFILLSKSHKTIADKILFFWLISIGLHLLLFYIFFSGKYIIYPYTLGLSIPLPLIHGPFLFLYTAAVTNQSKNWKINSLHFLPVILCYFSISNFLLLPNESKILIYKNEGAGYETLQNITLFAILCSGIVYVIWSLTLLKKHKKNILNQFSYMEKINLVWLRYLIYGIALIWLFVVIGNDELLFSVVVLFVVFIGYFGINQVGLFSKIEPVSQPKINYIDKKSVFIENEDKFNIIEDKTSKYVKSGLNEETAKKIHHLLTLEIENNKLFTNSELTLVELSEILNVHPNHLSQVINTFEVKNFYDYINSKRIEHFISLLDNTDNQKYTIISLAYECGFNSKSSFNKYFKKVTNQTPTEYMKAIT